A region of Gemmatimonadaceae bacterium DNA encodes the following proteins:
- a CDS encoding helix-turn-helix domain-containing protein: protein MPPAHLGPSAAPRSGRVLSFAERERLALWRAEGLGARDGARRLIRAPSTVARELRRNAATRDGAFTRRANLPRPVLGARLRR, encoded by the coding sequence ATGCCACCCGCCCACCTCGGGCCCTCCGCGGCGCCGCGCTCCGGGCGCGTTCTCTCGTTCGCTGAGCGGGAGCGGCTGGCCTTGTGGCGTGCCGAAGGCCTTGGCGCGCGCGATGGCGCCCGCCGGCTGATACGCGCTCCGTCGACCGTCGCGCGGGAGCTACGTCGCAACGCAGCGACGCGGGACGGCGCCTTCACGCGCCGCGCCAACCTACCCCGACCGGTGCTCGGCGCGCGTCTTCGCCGTTGA
- the wecB gene encoding UDP-N-acetylglucosamine 2-epimerase (non-hydrolyzing), with translation MFTPGHVAALGGGRYRVCVMIGTRAEAIKLAPVIRELERHRRTVQAIVVTTAQHREMLAQALEAFGILPQVDLGLLTTRAQLADFTSRALLAMTSCFVELRPDLVLVQGDNSTVLAASLAAHYLGIPVGHVDAGLRSSSLRTPFPEELNRRLAAVVADLHFAPTTYARDNLLREAVSPDHIVVTGNTVLDAIRLMPRRAVFDEPDLNVLPWGKRRVVTVTMHRRESLGEPLTHVCHALADLTAMHGDLQIVVPVHLDPRVRDVVVGTLDGVPRVTLVEPVGYADMLELLRRSEFVMTDAGTVQEECAALGRPVLILRRSCDRPEVVASGFGKLVGTETQRVVNAATRLLDDQRELDRMAEGDPPYGDGLASVRIVQTLMSRAPRHAGGSPVAEGPAVLPPRRVVEP, from the coding sequence ATGTTCACGCCAGGTCACGTCGCCGCCCTGGGCGGTGGGCGCTATCGGGTGTGCGTGATGATCGGCACGCGCGCCGAGGCGATCAAGCTTGCGCCGGTGATCCGTGAGCTCGAACGCCACCGGCGGACCGTGCAGGCCATCGTCGTGACCACGGCGCAGCACCGCGAGATGCTGGCGCAGGCTCTCGAGGCGTTCGGCATCCTGCCTCAGGTGGACCTTGGCCTTCTCACGACGCGCGCGCAGCTCGCCGACTTCACGTCGCGGGCACTGCTCGCGATGACGAGTTGTTTCGTGGAGCTGCGACCGGACCTGGTGCTCGTGCAGGGCGATAACTCGACGGTGCTGGCGGCTTCGCTGGCGGCGCACTATCTCGGCATTCCGGTGGGTCACGTCGATGCCGGGCTGCGATCCTCGAGCCTGCGCACCCCGTTTCCCGAGGAACTGAACAGACGGCTCGCGGCCGTGGTGGCCGATCTGCATTTCGCGCCGACGACCTACGCGCGCGACAACCTGCTGCGCGAGGCGGTATCCCCCGATCACATCGTGGTCACCGGCAACACCGTGCTCGACGCGATCCGGCTCATGCCGAGACGTGCAGTGTTCGACGAACCCGACCTCAACGTGCTGCCATGGGGGAAGCGCCGAGTGGTGACGGTCACGATGCACCGTCGCGAGAGCCTGGGCGAACCGCTCACGCACGTGTGCCATGCCCTCGCGGACCTGACCGCCATGCACGGCGATCTGCAGATCGTCGTACCCGTGCATCTCGATCCCCGCGTGCGTGACGTGGTAGTCGGTACGCTCGACGGTGTCCCTCGGGTCACGTTGGTGGAGCCCGTGGGATACGCCGACATGCTCGAACTGCTGCGTCGTTCGGAGTTCGTGATGACGGACGCGGGTACCGTGCAGGAAGAGTGCGCCGCGCTCGGCCGTCCGGTGCTTATCCTGCGGCGGTCCTGCGATCGCCCGGAGGTGGTGGCGTCCGGCTTTGGAAAGCTCGTGGGTACGGAGACGCAACGCGTGGTGAACGCGGCAACGCGCTTGCTGGACGACCAGCGCGAACTCGATCGCATGGCCGAGGGGGATCCGCCCTACGGTGACGGCCTCGCCTCGGTGCGCATCGTCCAGACACTGATGAGCCGCGCGCCGCGTCACGCTGGCGGTTCGCCGGTCGCCGAAGGGCCGGCGGTCCTGCCGCCCCGCCGCGTCGTCGAGCCCTGA
- a CDS encoding nicotinamide mononucleotide transporter: protein MSPLEAFAAAFGVIAVYLGARENILSWPTALVNVGLYAVVFFEARLYADMGLQVIYFVLSGYGWYQWKFGGARRTTLRVSRASARMWIALLAVNAIAWVALAAMLARHTNAVLPWLDSLLSTTSLCAQWLMTRKVLENWAIWIAVDLVYVPTFLSRGLYLTAALYAVFLVLAVVGWRTWKRGMTTEALVTA from the coding sequence GTGTCTCCCCTCGAAGCCTTCGCCGCCGCCTTCGGCGTCATTGCGGTCTACCTTGGTGCGCGCGAGAACATCCTCAGCTGGCCGACGGCACTGGTGAACGTCGGCCTCTATGCCGTCGTGTTCTTCGAGGCACGGCTCTACGCCGACATGGGGCTGCAGGTCATCTACTTCGTGTTGTCGGGCTACGGCTGGTACCAGTGGAAGTTCGGCGGTGCCCGGCGCACCACGCTGCGTGTCTCGCGGGCGAGCGCCCGGATGTGGATCGCGCTCCTGGCGGTGAACGCGATCGCGTGGGTAGCGCTGGCGGCGATGCTCGCGCGACACACCAATGCCGTGCTCCCCTGGCTCGACTCGCTGCTCTCTACGACCTCGCTCTGCGCGCAATGGCTGATGACGCGCAAGGTGCTGGAGAACTGGGCCATCTGGATCGCGGTCGACCTCGTGTACGTCCCGACGTTCCTGTCGCGCGGCCTGTATCTCACGGCCGCGCTCTATGCCGTCTTTCTTGTGCTCGCCGTCGTCGGGTGGCGCACGTGGAAGCGTGGCATGACCACCGAGGCTCTGGTGACCGCGTGA
- a CDS encoding beta-lactamase family protein, producing the protein MPITPCRARRATAVVLVIAGGLVPGCATDRPPVPPLMTFVDSLFTDFDRPGMPGASVLVMRGDSVILRAAYGLADVDSAVRATPETNYRLASVSKQFTAMAILQLVADGRLTLDDSVSTRLTGFPAYARGVTIRHLLTHTSGLHDYEDFVPDSQVRQVSDADAYDLVRTRAESLYFAPGSAWRYSNTGYALLALLVERATGQRYADVQRERIFAPLGMANTVAYEAGRSTVAHRAYGHQVRGDTVRRTDQSNTSAVLGDGGIYSSIDDLTRWYRALDAGRLIPDTLWREATTPFVLSDGTPTTYGFGWFIEPFEGTTRWRHHGETRGFTNIVYRFPAQQLTIVVLTNRSEAAPWDRADRIASQLLATR; encoded by the coding sequence GTGCCAATCACCCCTTGCAGGGCCCGTCGTGCCACCGCCGTGGTGCTCGTCATCGCCGGCGGACTCGTGCCCGGCTGCGCGACCGATCGCCCACCCGTGCCACCCCTGATGACGTTCGTGGACTCGCTCTTCACCGACTTCGATCGCCCCGGTATGCCCGGCGCCAGCGTGCTGGTGATGCGCGGAGACTCGGTCATCCTGCGCGCCGCGTATGGCCTCGCCGATGTCGACTCCGCGGTGCGCGCCACACCGGAGACGAACTATCGCCTGGCCAGCGTGTCGAAGCAGTTCACCGCCATGGCGATCCTCCAGCTCGTTGCTGACGGCCGACTCACGCTCGATGATTCCGTCTCGACGCGCCTGACCGGCTTCCCTGCGTATGCCCGCGGCGTGACGATCCGGCACCTGCTCACCCACACCTCAGGTCTCCACGACTACGAGGACTTCGTACCGGATAGCCAGGTGCGTCAGGTGTCCGACGCCGATGCGTACGACCTCGTGCGCACCCGAGCCGAGAGCCTCTACTTCGCCCCGGGTTCGGCATGGCGCTACTCCAACACGGGGTACGCGCTGCTCGCGCTGCTCGTCGAGCGCGCGACCGGCCAACGGTATGCCGACGTACAGCGGGAGCGCATCTTTGCCCCGCTGGGCATGGCGAACACCGTCGCCTACGAAGCGGGCCGCAGCACGGTGGCGCACCGGGCGTATGGCCATCAGGTGCGCGGTGACACGGTGCGACGCACCGACCAGAGCAACACGAGTGCGGTGCTCGGAGACGGTGGCATCTACTCCTCGATCGACGATCTCACCCGCTGGTATCGCGCACTCGATGCGGGCAGGCTCATCCCCGACACCCTGTGGCGCGAGGCCACGACGCCGTTCGTGCTCTCCGATGGAACGCCCACCACCTACGGCTTCGGCTGGTTCATCGAGCCGTTCGAGGGTACCACGCGCTGGCGACATCACGGGGAAACGCGCGGCTTCACCAACATCGTGTATCGGTTTCCCGCTCAGCAGCTGACGATCGTGGTGCTCACCAATCGCAGCGAGGCGGCGCCGTGGGACCGCGCCGACCGCATCGCATCGCAGTTGCTGGCCACCCGATGA
- a CDS encoding metalloregulator ArsR/SmtB family transcription factor — MTTASTHLSTLADPTRSRLLLVLERHELTVGELCVILQLPQSTISRHLKVLGDDGWVSSRADGTSRFYRMTDPTGEWTRRLWEVVRDDVERSSAAAQDRARETTVVADRRRRSREYFSTVAGQWSEVRRALFGSQVDLHVALALLDPTSTVGDLGCGEGQFAERLAPHVARVIAVDASVEMLAAARGRLAAFPNVDVRQSDLERLPIEAGTLDTAICSLVLHYVAEPGRVLAEAWRALRPGGRLLIVDMTPHDRDELRHTMGHAWTGFSEQQLRAWTGEAGFSNVQLRTLPSDADAMGPALFLLTAVKP; from the coding sequence ATGACCACGGCGTCTACCCACCTCAGCACGCTCGCCGACCCGACCCGGAGTCGACTGCTGCTCGTGCTCGAGAGGCACGAGCTCACGGTGGGGGAACTCTGTGTCATTCTTCAACTTCCGCAGTCGACCATCTCCCGGCACCTCAAGGTCCTGGGAGACGACGGATGGGTCAGTTCGCGTGCGGACGGCACCAGCCGTTTCTATAGGATGACCGACCCGACGGGAGAGTGGACGCGCAGGCTCTGGGAGGTCGTCCGAGACGACGTTGAACGTTCCTCAGCCGCCGCGCAGGATCGCGCACGCGAAACGACCGTTGTCGCCGATCGCCGCCGCCGCTCCCGCGAGTACTTCTCCACGGTCGCCGGCCAATGGTCAGAGGTGCGCCGAGCGTTGTTCGGCTCGCAGGTCGACCTGCACGTCGCACTCGCGCTGCTGGACCCGACAAGCACCGTGGGCGACCTCGGGTGCGGCGAGGGTCAGTTTGCGGAACGTCTCGCGCCGCACGTAGCGCGCGTGATCGCCGTCGACGCATCGGTGGAGATGCTGGCCGCGGCCCGCGGTCGCCTGGCGGCGTTTCCCAATGTCGATGTCCGACAGTCAGACCTCGAGCGACTCCCCATCGAGGCCGGCACGCTCGACACCGCGATCTGTTCGCTGGTGCTGCACTACGTCGCCGAACCCGGTCGTGTGCTCGCCGAAGCATGGCGCGCACTTCGACCGGGCGGGCGTCTGCTCATCGTAGACATGACTCCGCACGACCGCGATGAACTGCGGCACACGATGGGCCACGCCTGGACGGGCTTTTCGGAGCAGCAACTCCGTGCCTGGACGGGCGAAGCCGGCTTCTCGAACGTTCAGCTGCGCACGCTGCCGAGCGACGCAGACGCCATGGGGCCCGCGCTGTTCCTGCTCACTGCGGTCAAGCCGTAG
- a CDS encoding TerB family tellurite resistance protein, translating to MILDAIRSLLQGRTAETRADPASTAPIDPVHVAACALLLDIAHADREFSASERAHLEDVLARHFSLNPEAGKALIDICQQERAHAVDHFQFTRVLRENYDVGQKMVLAEIMWGLVLADGQIAEHEHYLTRKIANLLELEPGYLSTAKTRAEHRSG from the coding sequence ATGATACTCGACGCCATCCGATCACTCCTTCAGGGGCGCACCGCCGAAACGCGCGCCGACCCTGCCTCCACCGCGCCGATCGATCCGGTACACGTGGCCGCGTGTGCCCTCTTGCTCGACATCGCGCACGCCGACCGTGAGTTCAGTGCATCGGAGCGCGCGCACCTCGAGGACGTCCTTGCCCGGCACTTTTCGCTGAACCCCGAGGCCGGCAAGGCCCTCATCGACATCTGCCAGCAGGAACGCGCACACGCGGTCGACCACTTCCAGTTCACGCGCGTGCTCCGCGAGAACTATGACGTCGGCCAGAAGATGGTGCTGGCCGAGATCATGTGGGGGCTCGTACTCGCCGACGGACAGATCGCCGAACACGAGCACTACCTCACGCGCAAGATCGCCAACCTGCTCGAGCTCGAACCGGGCTACCTCTCAACGGCGAAGACGCGCGCCGAGCACCGGTCGGGGTAG
- a CDS encoding ATP-binding protein: protein MTRRIVVTGPESTGKTTLARDLARSLHTIWVPEYARDYAASRSELTAADVEPIGRGQAAREDAILSEQPSLADVVLDTDLLSTTVYAEHYYGSCPRWVWTEAQRRLGALYLLCDVDLAWVADGVRDQPEARTELHQCFGRRLQEFGARVLPVAGVGPVRLQVALAAVRGWRAAQPRLHGSDGGDPQGRLAAVISPKRFVP from the coding sequence ATGACCCGCCGCATCGTCGTCACCGGGCCCGAGAGCACCGGCAAGACGACGCTCGCGCGCGACCTCGCCAGGTCGCTCCACACGATCTGGGTCCCTGAATACGCGCGTGACTACGCGGCCTCGCGTTCCGAACTCACCGCAGCCGATGTCGAACCGATCGGCCGTGGACAGGCCGCACGAGAGGACGCGATCCTTTCGGAGCAACCCTCCCTCGCCGACGTGGTTCTCGACACTGACCTGCTCAGCACGACGGTGTACGCCGAGCACTACTACGGGAGCTGCCCCCGATGGGTGTGGACCGAAGCGCAGCGGCGCCTGGGCGCGCTCTATCTGCTGTGTGATGTCGACCTGGCGTGGGTGGCGGACGGGGTGCGAGACCAGCCCGAGGCACGCACCGAGCTCCACCAGTGTTTTGGCCGGCGGCTCCAGGAATTTGGGGCGCGTGTCCTGCCCGTGGCGGGGGTCGGGCCGGTTCGGCTCCAGGTAGCACTTGCCGCGGTTCGCGGCTGGCGCGCCGCTCAGCCTCGGCTCCATGGCTCAGACGGCGGGGATCCGCAGGGTCGCTTGGCTGCGGTGATCAGCCCGAAACGTTTTGTTCCGTAA
- a CDS encoding adenosylhomocysteinase: protein MTSTLRPQPGSTSPLDRAAFKVKDLSLAEWGRKEIRLAEVEMPGLMALRAEFGAKKPLAGARIMGSLHMTIQTAVLIETLVELGADVRWVSCNIFSTQDHAAAAVVVGPKGSLEHPTGVPVYAWKGETLEEYWWCTEQALMWPDGAGPNMLLDDGGDATLLIHKGVEYEKAGAVPAFNASVDSEEWGVILQLLGAELTANPGRWTKVAAAIKGVTEETTTGVHRLYEMMKAGTLLFPAINVNDSVTKSKFDNLYGCRHSLTDGILRASDVMLAGKVAVICGYGDVGKGCAQALRGQGARVIVTEIDPICALQAAMEGYQVTTLDDVLATADIFVTATGNMKIITVEHMKRMKHNAIVGNIGHFDNEIDMAGLKTQGVTRINIKPQFDEYVFPDGHSVLILAEGRLLNLGCATGHPSFVMSSSFSNQVIAQIELYGNTSAYEKKVYVLPKHLDEKVARLHLAKLGVKLTTLTAEQSAYIGVPVAGPYKPDHYRY, encoded by the coding sequence ATGACCTCGACCCTGCGTCCCCAACCCGGTTCCACGTCCCCGCTCGATCGTGCCGCCTTCAAGGTGAAGGATCTCTCGCTTGCCGAATGGGGCCGGAAGGAGATCCGGCTGGCGGAAGTCGAGATGCCGGGCCTGATGGCGCTGCGCGCCGAGTTTGGCGCTAAGAAGCCCCTCGCCGGCGCGCGCATCATGGGCTCGCTGCACATGACCATTCAGACGGCGGTGCTCATCGAGACGCTCGTTGAGCTGGGCGCCGACGTGCGCTGGGTGTCGTGCAACATCTTCTCCACGCAGGATCACGCGGCGGCCGCCGTGGTCGTGGGACCGAAGGGCTCACTCGAGCATCCGACCGGCGTGCCGGTGTACGCGTGGAAGGGTGAAACGCTCGAGGAGTACTGGTGGTGCACGGAACAGGCGCTTATGTGGCCCGATGGTGCGGGTCCGAACATGCTGCTCGATGACGGTGGTGACGCCACCCTGCTGATCCACAAGGGTGTCGAATACGAAAAGGCGGGCGCCGTGCCGGCGTTCAATGCCTCAGTTGACTCGGAGGAGTGGGGCGTGATCCTTCAGCTCCTCGGCGCAGAGCTCACCGCCAACCCGGGCCGCTGGACCAAGGTGGCCGCCGCCATCAAGGGCGTGACCGAAGAGACGACTACGGGCGTGCATCGCCTGTACGAGATGATGAAAGCCGGCACGCTCCTCTTCCCGGCGATCAACGTCAACGATTCGGTGACCAAGTCGAAGTTCGACAACCTCTATGGCTGCCGGCACTCGCTCACCGACGGCATCCTGCGCGCGAGTGACGTGATGCTGGCCGGCAAGGTGGCCGTGATCTGCGGCTACGGCGATGTGGGCAAGGGATGCGCGCAGGCCCTCCGCGGCCAGGGAGCGCGTGTCATCGTCACGGAGATCGATCCGATCTGCGCGCTGCAGGCGGCCATGGAGGGCTACCAGGTCACCACGCTCGACGATGTGCTGGCCACCGCGGACATCTTTGTCACCGCGACGGGCAACATGAAGATCATCACCGTCGAGCACATGAAGCGCATGAAGCACAACGCCATCGTCGGGAACATCGGCCACTTCGACAACGAGATCGACATGGCCGGACTCAAGACGCAGGGCGTGACCCGCATCAACATCAAGCCGCAGTTCGACGAATACGTCTTTCCCGACGGGCACTCGGTGCTGATCCTCGCCGAGGGTCGCCTGCTCAACCTGGGTTGCGCTACGGGCCACCCGAGCTTTGTGATGTCATCGTCGTTCTCGAACCAGGTGATTGCGCAGATCGAGCTGTATGGCAACACGAGCGCATACGAAAAGAAGGTGTACGTGCTGCCCAAGCACCTGGACGAAAAGGTCGCTCGGCTTCACCTCGCCAAGCTTGGCGTAAAGCTCACCACGCTGACGGCTGAGCAGTCCGCATACATTGGCGTGCCGGTGGCGGGTCCCTACAAGCCCGACCACTACCGCTACTAG
- a CDS encoding PQQ-dependent sugar dehydrogenase gives MTLAFASCFAMRRAILPTLVGMALLGSCGGNDAPASPGPTQPSDLDVTTLVGGFDTIWDLAWAPDNTIWVTERGGQISRVNPASGAVTRMGSVAVSEIGEGGLMGLAFHPDFANGQPWIYVAHTYTSNAGVRNRVVRLAASSTALGAPEVLLDNLPGSSIHNGARLAIGPDRLLYVTLGDASNTSLPQDRASLGGKILRLILTGAPAPGNPFGNAVFSYGHRNPQGLVFLPGGALYATEHGPSDNDEVNRIEVGRNYGWPNVRGACDGDAGPAEVPFCQANNVATPLAMWTPTIAPAGIDYYGSTRIPQWTGSLLFTTLKGEALYRLTLSADGRSVTGRETLFAGTHGRLRDVLVAPDGTVYLGTSNRDGRGSPRGEDDRIVRIRAR, from the coding sequence ATGACTCTCGCTTTCGCCTCCTGCTTCGCGATGCGCCGCGCCATCCTGCCGACCCTGGTCGGCATGGCGCTCCTTGGAAGTTGCGGCGGCAATGACGCCCCGGCGTCGCCCGGCCCCACGCAACCATCCGACCTCGACGTCACGACACTCGTCGGCGGGTTCGACACCATCTGGGATCTGGCGTGGGCCCCCGACAACACGATCTGGGTGACGGAGCGCGGCGGACAGATCTCGCGCGTGAACCCAGCCTCGGGCGCGGTCACACGTATGGGCAGTGTGGCGGTCAGCGAAATCGGCGAGGGCGGGCTCATGGGCCTGGCATTCCATCCCGACTTTGCCAATGGGCAGCCGTGGATCTACGTCGCCCACACCTACACATCCAACGCCGGCGTGCGGAATCGCGTCGTGCGTCTCGCCGCGTCGTCGACCGCCCTCGGAGCGCCTGAGGTGCTGCTCGACAATCTCCCCGGCAGCTCGATTCACAACGGTGCGCGCCTGGCCATCGGGCCCGACCGGTTGCTGTACGTGACGCTCGGCGACGCCTCCAACACGTCGCTGCCACAGGATCGTGCCTCCCTGGGCGGCAAGATCCTGCGGTTGATCCTCACTGGCGCGCCGGCACCTGGCAATCCGTTCGGCAACGCCGTGTTCAGCTACGGACACCGGAACCCGCAGGGCCTCGTCTTCCTTCCCGGTGGAGCACTCTACGCGACCGAACACGGGCCCTCTGACAACGATGAGGTCAACCGGATCGAGGTGGGCCGCAACTACGGCTGGCCGAACGTGCGCGGCGCGTGCGATGGCGACGCCGGGCCGGCCGAGGTGCCGTTCTGCCAGGCCAACAACGTGGCCACGCCCCTGGCGATGTGGACACCGACCATCGCGCCCGCGGGCATCGACTACTACGGCAGCACCCGCATCCCGCAGTGGACCGGTAGCCTGCTCTTCACCACGCTCAAGGGTGAGGCGCTGTACCGGCTCACCCTGTCGGCCGACGGACGCAGCGTGACCGGACGCGAGACGCTCTTCGCCGGAACGCATGGCCGCCTCCGTGACGTGCTCGTGGCACCGGACGGCACGGTGTACCTCGGCACCAGCAATCGCGACGGCCGCGGCAGCCCTCGCGGTGAAGACGACCGTATCGTGCGCATCCGAGCGCGCTGA
- a CDS encoding DUF885 domain-containing protein, translated as MARQRLQEATQTYWRLVLPSRPDLAATVGRPIEALVSPVLSADDHSASRTAIRVIDQLETVDARALSPTDYATMQTLRWEVESAAEAQAFASIDFSLLSPARSALRVPLEVSTRLEFASTMDLDRYLFLLDGIAFWLLDARNALELRARDQAFASRDAVRAFRGLLDSLRAVVRRGELRIGDDRLTAIAPAHVAQFRGEEARAITEQIGPAIDSLTAYLGQYEARSMLRPGLWQYPGGKEFYRHLLRRHLGVEIEPEDAHRVGLAEARRIDSLLIAVRRRLGWNGSVAAFHDSLRQLPAFAPVSAESAMAHLHATLAAMRDSIVTRIDAPLSQTPDIRMATPLEQLLDPEGLVRPPRNVGESARVTITPAWLSVESQLEGPSRVMRWVWPGAALAMTQSYAHDTLNPMLLLHPSRATQEGWAEYAASLAGELGAYVNPLDAYGRLMHEGWNAALLIADTGIHYLGWTPEQALAVLRPFSFADDSTLRARLVDQVILAPGRAGASAIGAREIAAQRAWIRGTLGPAFDEPSWHAAVLALGPVPLPVMASYLEWWAYDVGRRQAELKAVRTP; from the coding sequence GTGGCGCGACAGCGTCTTCAGGAGGCGACGCAGACGTACTGGCGCCTCGTGCTGCCGTCGCGCCCTGACCTTGCCGCGACCGTGGGCCGGCCCATCGAAGCGCTCGTGTCGCCGGTGCTGAGCGCCGATGACCACTCGGCCAGTCGGACCGCGATCCGCGTGATCGATCAGCTCGAAACCGTCGACGCGCGCGCTCTCTCTCCCACCGACTATGCCACGATGCAGACGTTGCGCTGGGAGGTCGAGTCGGCGGCAGAAGCGCAGGCGTTTGCGTCGATCGACTTCTCGCTGCTCTCACCGGCACGGAGCGCCTTGCGCGTTCCGCTGGAGGTCTCGACGCGCCTCGAATTCGCGAGCACGATGGACCTCGACCGCTACCTGTTCCTGCTGGATGGCATCGCGTTCTGGCTCCTTGACGCGCGCAACGCCCTCGAGCTGCGTGCGCGCGATCAGGCCTTTGCTTCACGCGACGCCGTGCGGGCCTTTCGGGGTCTTCTCGACTCGCTACGAGCCGTGGTTCGACGCGGCGAGCTCCGTATTGGCGACGACCGGCTGACGGCCATCGCCCCCGCGCACGTGGCGCAGTTCCGGGGAGAAGAAGCGCGGGCAATCACGGAGCAGATCGGCCCAGCCATCGATTCGCTCACCGCGTATCTCGGGCAATACGAAGCACGCAGCATGCTCAGGCCCGGGCTGTGGCAATATCCGGGTGGCAAGGAGTTCTATCGACACCTCCTGCGGCGGCACCTGGGCGTGGAGATCGAGCCGGAGGATGCCCACCGCGTCGGTCTCGCCGAGGCCAGACGCATCGACTCGCTGCTCATCGCTGTGCGGCGGCGACTCGGGTGGAACGGCTCGGTGGCCGCGTTCCATGATTCACTCCGGCAGCTGCCGGCGTTTGCTCCCGTGTCCGCCGAGAGCGCGATGGCGCACCTACACGCCACACTCGCCGCGATGCGCGATTCCATCGTCACACGGATCGATGCTCCGCTGAGCCAGACCCCCGACATTCGCATGGCGACGCCGCTCGAACAGCTCCTCGATCCCGAGGGACTGGTGCGCCCGCCGCGCAACGTTGGCGAATCGGCGCGAGTCACCATCACGCCAGCATGGCTGAGCGTCGAGTCGCAGCTCGAAGGCCCGAGTCGTGTGATGCGGTGGGTATGGCCCGGCGCCGCCCTGGCGATGACGCAGAGCTACGCGCACGACACGCTCAACCCGATGCTGCTGCTGCATCCTTCGCGTGCCACGCAGGAGGGATGGGCGGAATACGCGGCGTCGCTCGCCGGCGAACTGGGCGCGTACGTGAACCCGCTCGACGCGTACGGCCGACTGATGCACGAGGGATGGAATGCGGCGCTGCTCATCGCGGACACCGGCATTCACTACCTCGGGTGGACACCGGAGCAGGCGCTGGCGGTGCTGCGGCCCTTTTCATTTGCCGACGACTCGACCCTCCGGGCGCGTCTCGTCGATCAGGTGATCCTGGCGCCGGGGCGAGCAGGTGCGAGCGCAATCGGCGCGCGCGAGATCGCGGCGCAACGCGCGTGGATCCGGGGAACGCTCGGCCCCGCCTTCGACGAGCCGAGTTGGCACGCGGCCGTGCTCGCGCTCGGGCCGGTGCCATTGCCCGTCATGGCGAGCTATCTCGAGTGGTGGGCATACGACGTCGGTCGACGACAGGCCGAGCTCAAGGCGGTGCGCACGCCGTAG